The following proteins are encoded in a genomic region of Nicotiana sylvestris chromosome 4, ASM39365v2, whole genome shotgun sequence:
- the LOC104218439 gene encoding ENHANCER OF AG-4 protein 2 isoform X3, producing MDGDKTSKQETDNIKNLVEGSGLERCSMIKNETADFVSHDSEGNMSPSTSSKKKVSITSRTSNSGKEFASLPSPESTYDNQSEDNRDPEEHDKQLIHKDSLRTVERRSHFPDPDLLPSTSSYDVKQLDGGRKQLANGHKAMLAKRKPGGADEEQRISDTASDLTVKKESTKKLLPELKSGTNGRKKAKKQNDSKPETVDTGLDHVEAKKLQLSSKKLKVEPGQVLRRNEIADPSKKIKSADGAIVATKVVHSNKNYDEAKVVKSEVKKSTPVGKAEYRTTLKFQEGAIGSNNCGEEDILPPSKRHRRAMEAMSSSSPVPQLPTKRKAVRLCEDEENEEPKTPIHGGSIKRDAVSCVPNSVKKPDLSIGTASNDQLGVKDSGTIDNSSIKEHLPSARLHKELSVRISQKNVEKKRVPTDTSVSCSPGKLGTPKTAIREGKSDTVSPKKSPGSTAKPVAEPQKGAKVPGKAQGDHRKLVAESNTGTTADNLNPSHDQPINERSKMSSTGEKKKTPRSSSSMNEPALVPGNPVESMSTRAESRLEVVRDDKLNFSIDSKVLDPQMSMKNLIAAAQAKRRQAHLQSIHGNNLGALAPYTESQGGSPYPALGSQPLSSGIMLHPEVQVFPRSSPSSEIQQLPSTNPPEPEENEEKRVSSGLVAAGGSLSGDTEAAVARDAFEGMIETLSRTKESIGRATRLAIDCAKYGIANEVVELLIRKLENEASFHRRVDLFFLVDSITQCSHSHKGIAGASYIPAVQAALPRLLGAAAPPGVGARENRRQCLKVLRLWLERKIYPDSLLRRHMDDIGAANDDSSGGLSFRRPSRAERAIDDPIREMEGMLVDEYGSNATFQLPGFLSSHVFDEEEEEDVLCNFQKEAAEELAWERTPATCDNAGRCMVIPSDRRHCILEDVDGELEMEDVSGHPKDERPLFADDVNQSGSDRTLESCLDNISDLPPLPMGSPPLPPCSPPPTPPLPSSPLPSPAPPPPPSSPLPPPPPPPLPISQPPPPPSQPHTFPPLPTGPPPLMFPQPSFPLQHEVGTQHLHSLTPAVPSSSPVVAYPLPPLANEVGSLPSGHRLPQIAGTMPHGPCINASIRNEVFPLQPPSFTPAGVSSSREPSGYSSRPLEYGYNDAYINPPVSQSAQKFQPGSAPFAPRPVHLNPPHQIPSNSFSYPRAPVQQHPQQAYPAPCSLPERPDGSRRYIGDEQWRVQSNEFNVDHQRCIWIGTGRACPGPTIAQEGYFRPPDRPSVSNVGFQPSGSNAFPTGPPISGHGMPCRPDVTALNWRPA from the exons ATGGATGGGGATAAAACGTCTAAGCAAGAAACAGATAATATCAAAAACCTGGTAGAAGGATCTGGACTAGAGCGCTGCTCGATGATAAAAAATGAGACAGCTGATTTCGTTTCACATGATTCAGAGGGTAATATGTCTCCATCGACATCTTCTAAAAAGAAGGTTTCAATTACCAGTAGGACTTCTAACTCAGGAAAGGAGTTCGCTTCGCTGCCTAGTCCAGAAAGCACTTATGATAACCAAAGTGAGGACAATAGAGATCCTGAGGAGCATGATAAGCAATTGATCCACAAGGATAGCTTGAGAACTGTTGAGAGGAGGAGTCATTTTCCTGATCCAGATTTACTTCCTTCTACATCATCTTATGATGTGAAGCAGCTTGATGGTGGTCGGAAGCAACTGGCAAATGGGCACAAAGCAATGCTGGCAAAGAGGAAGCCTGGGGGTGCAGATGAAGAGCAAAGAATAAGTGATACTGCCAGTGATCTGACTGTTAAAAAAGAAAGTACAAAAAAGTTATTGCCAGAGCTTAAGTCAGGTACAAATGGTAGGAAAAAGGCAAAAAAGCAGAATGATAGTAAACCTGAGACGGTGGATACTGGTTTAGACCATGTTGAGGCGAAAAAACTTCAGTTGTCAAGCAAGAAGTTGAAAGTTGAACCTGGACAGGTGTTGCGACGCAATGAAATAGCAGATCCTTCTAAGAAGATAAAATCTGCTGATGGGGCCATTGTTGCCACTAAGGTAGTCCACTCAAACAAAAATTATGATGAGGCTAAAGTGGTGAAATCAGAGGTTAAAAAATCAACACCAGTGGGAAAAGCCGAGTACCGCACTACACTGAAATTCCAGGAAGGTGCTATTGGTTCAAATAATTGTGGTGAAGAAGATATTCTCCCACCATCAAAGCGCCATCGACGGGCAATGGAGGCTATGTCCAGCTCCTCTCCTGTTCCTCAACTGCCCACTAAGCGGAAAGCTGTTCGTTTGTGtgaggatgaagaaaatgaaGAGCCCAAAACTCCAATTCATGGAGGATCTATTAAAAGGGATGCCGTTTCCTGCGTCCCTAATTCGGTGAAGAAGCCTGACCTGTCTATCGGAACAGCTAGTAATGATCAACTGGGTGTGAAAGATTCAGGCACAATTGACAATAGCTCTATCAAGGAACATCTACCATCTGCCAGACTACACAAAGAACTTTCTGTGCGTATTTCTCAGAAAAATGTTGAGAAAAAGCGTGTACCTACTGATACAAGTGTTTCATGTAGTCCTGGGAAATTGGGAACTCCGAAAACAGCGATCAGGGAAGGTAAAAGTGATACTGTTTCCCCTAAAAAATCCCCTGGGTCCACTGCAAAGCCAGTCGCAGAGCCACAAAAAGGTGCTAAAGTACCTGGTAAAGCACAGGGCGATCATAGAAAATTGGTAGCTGAATCTAATACAGGCACTACTGCTGATAACTTAAATCCTTCTCATGATCAACCTATTAATGAAAGAAGTAAGATGTCTTCTACCGGTGAAAAGAAAAAAACTCCTCGGTCCAGTTCCTCCATGAATGAACCTGCTCTTGTGCCTGGTAATCCTGTGGAAAGTATGTCTACACGGGCAGAAAG CAGGCTGGAAGTTGTGAGAGATGACAAGCTTAATTTTTCCATAGATTCCAAAGTTCTGGACCCTCAAATGTCCATGAAAAATCTCATAGCAGCTGCTCAGGCTAAAAGGCGGCAAGCTCACTTACAGAGCATTCATGGTAATAACCTTGGTGCTTTGGCCCCCTATACTGAATCACAGGGAGGGAGTCCCTATCCAGCTCTTGGTTCTCAACCATTAAGCTCTGGCATTATGCTGCACCCCGAAGTCCAAGTGTTTCCTCGCTCATCTCCTTCGTCTGAGATTCAGCAGTTACCATCAACTAATCCACCTGAGCCTGAAGAAAATGAGGAGAAGAGAGTGAGTTCAGGCCTGGTGGCCGCTGGGGGCTCACTCAGTGGCGATACTGAGGCAGCTGTTGCTCGGGATGCTTTTGAAGGAATGATAGAAACATTATCACGGACCAAAGAGAGTATTGGACGTGCTACCCGTCTAGCAATTGATTGTGCAAAGTATGGCATTGCTAATGAG GTCGTGGAACTTCTTATCCGGAAGTTGGAAAATGAAGCTAGTTTTCATCGCAGAGTGGACCTGTTTTTTTTGGTGGATTCTATAACTCAGTGCTCTCATAGTCATAAAG GCATAGCAGGAGCGTCATATATTCCTGCTGTTCAAGCAGCATTGCCTCGTCTTTTGGGAGCTGCTGCTCCGCCAGGAGTGGGTGCCCGAGAAAACCGTCGTCAGTGTCTCAAG GTTTTGCGATTATGGCTTGAGAGGAAAATATATCCTGATTCTCTTCTTCGCCGTCATATGGATGATATCGGTGCGGCAAATGATGATTCATCTGGTGGTTTATCCTTTAGACGACCATCTCGAGCTGAGCGTGCTATTGATGATCCTATTAGAGAGATGGAAGGCATGCTTGTTGATGAGTATGGCAG CAATGCTACATTTCAGTTGCCTGGCTTTTTATCTTCTCACGTTTTTGacgaggaggaggaagaagatgtTCTTTGTAATTTTCAAAAAGAAGCTGCTGAGGAATTAGCATGGGAACGTACACCTGCAACTTGTGATAATGCTGGAAGATGTATGGTCATTCCTAGTGACAGGCGTCATTGTATCTTGGAGGATGTTGATGGTGAGCTTGAAATGGAAGATGTGTCTGGTCACCCAAAAGATGAAAGACCTTTATTTGCAGATGATGTGAACCAGTCTGGCTCTGATAGAACCCTGGAATCATGTTTAGATAATATATCTGATTTGCCTCCTCTACCTATGGGATCCCCTCCATTACCTCCTTGTTCTCCTCCTCCCACTCCACCTTTGCCTTCTTCACCCCTTCCATCACCTGCGCCACCTCCACCTCCATCATCTCCATTGCCAcctccaccaccaccaccacttcCTATATCACAACCCCCACCACCTCCATCTCAGCCACATACTTTCCCTCCCCTGCCCACCGGACCGCCCCCGCTGATGTTCCCTCAACCATCTTTTCCACTTCAACACGAAGTAGGGACACAACACTTGCACTCTCTCACTCCAGCAGTACCATCATCATCACCTGTAGTGGCATATCCGCTACCTCCTCTTGCAAATGAAGTTGGTAGCTTGCCTAGT GGTCATCGGCTACCACAGATAGCTGGAACTATGCCTCATGGTCCTTGTATCAATGCTTCTATTAGGAATGAGGTATTCCCATTGCAACCACCTTCTTTTACACCAGCAGGAGTTAGTAGTTCACGGGAACCTTCTGGATATAGTTCACGGCCTTTAGAATATGGTTATAATGATGCATATATAAACCCACCAGTTTCTCAGTCCGCACAGAAATTTCAACCTGGTAGTGCACCTTTTGCCCCAAGGCCCGTGCATCTTAACCCTCCACATCAAATCCCCTCCAATAGTTTTTCGTATCCAAGGGCCCCAGTGCAGCAGCATCCACAGCAAGCATATCCTGCACCATGCTCATTACCAGAGCGCCCTGATGGATCAAGACGTTATATTGGTGATGAACAATGGAGAGTGCAATCCAATGAGTTTAATGTTGACCACCAGCGATGTATATGGATTGGTACAGGAAGAGCATGTCCTGGTCCAACTATTGCTCAGGAAG GTTATTTTAGACCTCCTGATAGACCATCTGTGAGTAATGTTGGATTCCAACCTTCTGGATCAAATGCTTTCCCTACTGGTCCTCCAATTTCAG GTCATGGAATGCCTTGCCGGCCGGATGTAACTGCCCTCAACTGGAGGCCAGCATGA